The Candidatus Binataceae bacterium genome contains the following window.
TTCTTGCCCGCGAAGGGCTTCACGTCGATCCCGTCGAGCCGATACGCATGCCGCGTCGATTCGATATTGCGCTCGAGGTACGGCTTCTCGATTCGCAACTCGTCGGGCTTGACGAAAAGCCGCTCAATCACGGGCTGGATCAGATTCAGGATAAGCGCCGGGCCGAAGACGATTATGAACGCGACGACCGGCAGCCTGAGGCCGCCCGTCCGCGCGTTCGCAAGGCATAGCCCCGCGGCAGCAAGCGCCAATATCACCAGCAGCCAGAAACCCGGCTGCCAGAGGATCCGATCGACGTAGCGCAGGCCGAATACGACGCCGTCGGTATGCAGCAGCAGGCCGTAGCGCGCCAGCCAGTAGCTCATCGCGCGCTGCACGAAGAACAGCGCGAGCAATATCGAAAGATGCGTGGCGGCCGCGGGCGATATTCGTGGCGGCGATTCGCGGAAATCGATCGAGCCGCGCGACCAGTACACGCCGACCGTCGCAGCAGTCATCAGGAACAGCAGAACCAAAAAGAGGTCGCGCAGCTCTTCGAGGAACGGCACCGAGAAGATGTAAAAGCCGATGTCCTTACCGAACGCAGGATCGGTAGTGCCGAACGGCACGCCGTAAAAGCCTTTAAGGTAGAGATCCCAGTTCGCGGCCTCGCCCTGGGCGACAAAGAGCGCCAGCACCGCCGCGCCCGCGATCACTATAAGGCGCCATGGCACGCGATCGCCGAGCGCGCGAATCAGCTCGGGCAGGTTGACCTCGACCATCTCGTCGGCGCGCCGCACGACGCGCAGCCGCTCGCGGCTCCATTTGATCGCGAGCAGGCCGTTCAGCGAGACCACGACGAAAGTGACCACCCAGGCAAGGCCGAAGATCCCAACTTCGGCGCCGACCGTGGTCGAAAAGACCTCCGAAAATCCGAGGTTCCCGTACCATAGGAAATCGACCAGCAGTTGATCGAGCACGCTCACCGAGATGAGCGCGACGAGCACGATAGCCGCCAGGGCAAACAGGAGGTAGCGCGGTCGCATCTTGGTTCAGGCGTTCCGCGCTATCGCTGTAACATGCTCGCGGACAATGTCAGGCGGGCAGAGCCAGATGAAAATCTTGAACGCGACGAATGCCACCAGCATCCAGTCGAGCTCGCCGACGATCGGGATCATATCGAGCTCCAGCGCCGGCGGCGTCAACAGCACCAGCAACGCCATCACGGGCACCAGCTTGGGCAGGATTCCCACCCGCGAATCGTTCATCAAGCGATAAAAGACCCGCGCAAACTGGGGCAGGTACATGAACAGCTTCCGCATCTGAAGCGGCCGCAAAAAGCCCAGGCTGAGTATCGAGCGAAACATTTCTATCCCTTGGCGGCCCAATCGTAGCACACACGCGGCTGGAAGTTATCAGGCTTCATGCGGTGTCATCAGCTTCGCTTCTGGTACAATTTGGATTAAAGGAGTCGCCGCTTGAAGAAGCACATGCCGCTCGGTGAGTTCCTGGTCGCATACCTGCGCCGGATCGGTACCACCCACGTATTCGGGATTCCAGGCGACCTGGCGCTGCGACTGTTTTTCGCGCTGGGCCGCAAACATGATCTCAATATAATCACGATGTCGCATGAGCCGGGCGTCGGCTTTGCCGCCGACGGCTATGCCCGCGCGACCGGCAGGATCGGCGTCGTCTGCGTCACCTACGGCGCCGGCGGCCATAACATGGTCAATCCCGTCGCCGGATCGTTCTCCGAGCGCGTCCCGCTCTTGATTTTCTCGGGCGGCCCCGGCGAGGAGGAGCGCAAGCTCGGCACTCTCATCCATCACCAGGCCCGCGAGATCGATTCGCAGCTCCGCATCTACCAGGAGGTTACCTGCGCCTCGACGGTGCTCACCGATCCGCGCACCGCCGCGCAGGAGCTGCATCGCGTGGTTCGCACGATTTGGGAGGAGCAGCGTCCCGGCTATGTCGAGATTCATCGCGATATGGTCGGTCGCGTGATCGAAGTGCCCGACGAGATAATCGAATGGGACGGGCGCCTGCATTTCCGCGAATCCGATTCGCGCAAGGTCGAAGAGGCGGCGCGCGAGACCGTCGCGATGTTCAACGCGAGCCGCAAGCCCGTGCTCATCGCGGGCATCGAGATCCATCGCTACAAAGTGTCGGAGGAGCTGATCGAGCTCGCCGAGAAGATGGGCGCGCCGGTGTTCACGACCGTGCTCGGCAAGGGCGCCTTTCCGATGAACCATCCGCTCTACATGGGCGTGCATATCGGACCGATCAGCCCGCCCTCGATCGTCGCGCGGATGGATCAGGCGGACTTTGTACTCAACCTCGGATGCCTCAAGACCGATATGAACTTCGGCAATCGCCCGCCGCGCGTCATCCAGTCACGCTCGGTGTGGGCCGTCGATCGCAAGGTCGACGTGAAGTTTCACACCTACACCGACGTTGCGGTGCGCGATTTCGTGCGCGCGATGCTGAAAGAAAAGATTCGCCGTCACAAGGAGCGCGTGCAGTATGCCGACAATCTGCGCGAGGCCGCCGCGCGCAACGGCAAGCCGATCAAGGTCGGCCAGCTTCTCGCGACGGTGAATGAGTTCCTCGCGAGTCACACCGACTATCTCGTCGTCTCCGAGTCGGGCGATATGCTGTTCGGCGGACTCGATGTGCGCGTGCCGCATCGCAATGCCTACTTCGCGCAGGGCTTTTACGCCTCGATGGGATTTGCCGTCCCTGCTGCGATGGGCGCCCAGCTCGGCAGTGGATTGCGTCCGCTGATTCTGTGCGGCGATGGCGGCTTTCAAATGACCGGGCCCGAGATCTCGCAGGCGCCTGCGAAGGGCGCCAATCCGATCGTTATCCTGATCAACAATGGCGGATGGGGTATCTTCCGGCCCGTCGCCGAGCGCCGCGATCTGCTCGAGATCCCGCCCTGGCCATACGCACAACTGGCGCGCGATTGGGGTGGCGTGGGATTCGAGGCCACCAACGCCCAGGAGCTGCGCGACGCACTCGACATGGCGCATCAATCGAAGTCGTTCTCGATTATCGACGTTCACACCGAGCGCGACGATCTCTCGCCGATCACGCTCAAGTACATTCGCGCCGCGGCCAAACGCTCCGAGGCTCCCGCCGAGCGCGCGCATCGCACGGGTGCACGCCAATGAAGGAAGCGCTGGAGAAATACCACCACGCGCGTGCGGCCTTCCGATGGAACACGCCGGAGTATTTCAACTTTGGCACCACTGTCGATCATTTCGCTGGTGATCCGAATCGCGTCGCGCTCTTGTGGGAAGATCAGGACGGCCGCCGCGCGCGGCTGACATTCGCCGACCTGCGCCAGCAATCAAACCGTATCGCCAACGTACTGCATACGATGGGCATTCGGCGCGGCGATCCGGTTTTGCTCGTGCTGCCGCGAATCACGCTGTGGCAGGCGGCATACGTCGGCGCGCTCAAGCTCGGCGCGCTCGTCATCCCCTGCACTTCGATGCTGCGCGAGAAGGACCTAATCTATCGCGCCAATCATTCCGGCGCCCGCGCGATCGTCGCCACCACCGAGCACACCACGATGATCGCCGACCTGAAAAAGGAGTGCCCGGCGCTCGAGCATTACCTGCTCGCCGGCAGCAATCGCACCGGATGGACCGGGCTGCCCGAAGCGATGCAATCGGCGTCGGCCGAGTATCGCCCCGCGCATACGAAGTCGTCCGATCCCGCGATCTGTTATTACACGTCCGGTACCACTCGCGAGCCGAAAGCTGTCCTGCACAGTCACGCGTACACCTGGAGTCATCGCCACACCGGCCTTGACTGGATCGGCCTCCAGGACGGCGACCGGCATTGGACGACTTCCGACACCGGATGGGCCAAGGCGGCGTATGGCGTCCTCTTCGGCCCGTGGATGAACGGCGTCACGACCTTCATGTACAACGGGCGTTTCGAGCCGCGCCGCGAGCTCGAGCTGATCGAGCGCTACGGCATCACCTCCTTCTGCGCGCCGCCGACTGAGTATCGGATGCTGATCAAGGAGGACCTCGGCAAGTACAAATTTCCGGACCTGCGGCATTGCGTCGGCGCCGGCGAGCCGCTCAATCCCGAGGCGATCGAAGTATGGCGCGAGCGCACCGGCCATACGATTCGCGACGGCTACGGCCAGACCGAGACGATCATCCTGGCCGCGAATATGCCGGGGATCGAAATCAAAACCGGTTCGATGGGCCTGCCCTTCCCCGGTCACGACGTCCACGTGATCAACGACAAGCTCGAAGAATGCGCCGTCGATGAAATCGGCGAGATCGCGGTGCGCGTCACGCCGCATCGCCCGCCCTCGCTGTTCCTCGAATACTGGAAGAACAGGGAAGAAACCGAAAACGTGTTCCGCGGCAATTGGTATCTCACCGGCGACCAGGCGACGCGCGACGCCGACGGCTACTTATGGTTCGTCGGGCGCGCCGATGATGTGATCATCTCGGCCGGCTATCGTATCGGTCCGTTCGAAGTCGAAAGCGCGCTGCTCGAGCATCCCGCCGTGGTGGAATCGGCGGTGGTCGCCAGCCCCGACGCCGAGCGCGGCTCGATCGTGAAAGCCTTCGTGAAACTGCGGCCAGGAGTGGCGGGAAGTGAACCGCTAGTCATCGAGCTGCAGGAGCATTGCAAGCGAATCACCGCGCCCTACAAATACCCGCGCGAAATCGAATTCATGAACGAGCTGCCGAAAACGGTAAGCGGCAAAATCCGCCGCGTCGATCTCAGAAAGCGCGAAGAATCCCGCAAGCCTGGTTGAGCGACGCCGTAATTTACGGCTCTGCCAGGTATGCGCGCAGCCGCAGCACGCGACAGTTGCCGAACTTCCTGAGCGCCAGCATCGCATGGTCGCCAGTTACGATTGCGTCGGCAATGCCGGCCTGCGCGCATTCGAGAATTCGATCGTCTGGATCATCTTTGAGAATATTGATTCGCCCACCCGGTTCGACGGTTTCGCCAAGCTCCGCCAGTGACACGGCAAGTCGCGATAGTTGCTCGGCGTCGCGAGCGAATTCCCGCGCCGGCACCCTTAACAGTTCATCGATAATAGGCCGGGAGATCAGCAGCACATCGCGCCCCTCAGTGACGCGTTCCAAGGCGCGCAAAGCGTGCCCACCAGGAAATATCAACGCCGAGACCAGAATGTTCGGGGCAAAGACGACTCTCAATCGCGCAAATCCGCGCCACCGGCTGCCGCGGATACGCCGCGGCCGTGTCCCGTGAATGAAAGTTCCAAGGCGCGCGCAGCCGGTTTTCGGCGGCTAGATTTTTCCGCGGTTCGGCTTTTGATCGCGCCTGGCCTTGTAATCCGGATGCTTTTCGTTGGCGCGATTCCTGCTTCCCCTGGATGAACGAGCCTCCTCGTTTTGTCGTCTAACTATCAGGCTCGCCGCGAAATACCCGGAGCACTCTCTATGCGAACAATCAGCAACACCTGGCAGGAAGATGCGATTCTTTGGCTGCACCATCGCGCCGGCGAAGTCTCGGCGCTTACCGCCGAGGACGAGCCCGGCAAGCCCGCGCTCAAGGCCTGCGCGCGGATGCTGGACCTCGTGCGCCGTCATATTCCGGCCGCCGATGCGCCGATCGACATCGACGTGACCCCCGACCACGGCATCGAGCTCGAATGGATCGGCGAAGGCAAGGGCCTGCGCCTCTGCGTGCTCGCCGACGGCGCGATCGAAGTCACCAAACTCGTTGAAGGAATTACTGTCAACGAGTTTTCTCTCGATCATCCCGACTGGCGCCTCGGCCAGGCCTTTGCGTGGTACGAGAATCCCGACGAAAACGATCTGCGCGGCCTGCGATTTCCCGGCGCACTCGCCAGATAATCGGACTCCGCAGTCCAAATCTCCCCTTCGCTCGGTTTGCCCGGCCTGACCCGCGCTCGCGCGGCCTTCAACTTCAGGTAGTTGTTCCGCCGTATGCGCGTGCGATAAGCTGCTCCGGCCCGCTACAGACGCACATTATGGCATCCAACAAGGACCGGCTTGCTCTCCTGGAGCACCTATCCTCGATCGGCGGCGAGCATTCGGACGACCTTCGCGACACCCTCGATCGCGTGGTGGCCGCAATTGCAGCCGGCATGGAGGCCGAGGTCTGCTCGCTTTACCTCTTCGATCCGCAGCGCGAGCGCGTCGTGCTGCGCGCCACCGTCGGTCTCGATCGCGAATCCGTCGGCCGCGTCTCGATGAAGCTCAAGGAGGGCCTGGTCGGCTTGGTGCTCGAGAACGAAGAGGCGCTCTGCGTTCCCGACGCGATCAGCCATCCGCGTTATAAGTATTTTCCCGAGACCGGCGAGGAGCGCTATCACACCTTCCTCGGCGTGCCGCTTTTCGATGGCCGGCATAAGCCGCTCGGCGTGCTGGTCACCCAGACCCTGGAGCGGCGCAAGTTCACCAAGGGCGAAATCCGTCTGCTCGCCACCGCCGCCAACCAGGTCGCACAAATCCTGCGCCACTTCCGCCTGCGCGAGACCCTCGCCACGCGCGAAAAGGAGCGCGAGGAATATCGGCGCCGGATGATCGAGGCGAACCGCCAGCTCAAGGACTACGAAAAGGTCGGCGGCACCGCGCGCGTCGCTGCCCCCGTCAAGGTGCGGCGCCCGCGCCTGGTCGGCCTCGCCGCCTCGCCCGGATTCGCCCAGGGCGCCGCGCACGTCGTCGGCACCTTCCTCAGCACCATTGATCGCAATCAGCGCTCACGCGACGCCAAGGTCGAACTCAAACGCCTCGACGATGCGATCGGCCGCTCCAGGAGCGAGCTCGCCGCGCTCAAGGCCCGGATGGCGCCGCTGATGCCCGAGGGCGAGCTGCGCATCTTCGACGGCCATAGCCTGATTCTCGAGGACGAAGAATTCGTCGGCCGTATCCGCCAGGCGGTGCAGGACGGATGGGCGGCCGAGAGCGCGCTCTTCCGCGTGATCGATGAGCTGAGCGCCTCGATGCTCGCGGTTGCGGACAGCTATTTGCGCGAGCGCGCCACCGATTTTCGCGACGTCGGTCATCGCGTGCTGCGCCATCTGCGCCAGGACGACAACAAGAGTTCCGCGTTCAGCAAGCCGACAGTGCTCGTCGCCGAGGAGCTGACGCTTTCGCAGCTCACGCTCGTTTCGCATGAGCGGCTGGCGG
Protein-coding sequences here:
- a CDS encoding thiamine pyrophosphate-binding protein; translated protein: MKKHMPLGEFLVAYLRRIGTTHVFGIPGDLALRLFFALGRKHDLNIITMSHEPGVGFAADGYARATGRIGVVCVTYGAGGHNMVNPVAGSFSERVPLLIFSGGPGEEERKLGTLIHHQAREIDSQLRIYQEVTCASTVLTDPRTAAQELHRVVRTIWEEQRPGYVEIHRDMVGRVIEVPDEIIEWDGRLHFRESDSRKVEEAARETVAMFNASRKPVLIAGIEIHRYKVSEELIELAEKMGAPVFTTVLGKGAFPMNHPLYMGVHIGPISPPSIVARMDQADFVLNLGCLKTDMNFGNRPPRVIQSRSVWAVDRKVDVKFHTYTDVAVRDFVRAMLKEKIRRHKERVQYADNLREAAARNGKPIKVGQLLATVNEFLASHTDYLVVSESGDMLFGGLDVRVPHRNAYFAQGFYASMGFAVPAAMGAQLGSGLRPLILCGDGGFQMTGPEISQAPAKGANPIVILINNGGWGIFRPVAERRDLLEIPPWPYAQLARDWGGVGFEATNAQELRDALDMAHQSKSFSIIDVHTERDDLSPITLKYIRAAAKRSEAPAERAHRTGARQ
- a CDS encoding acyl--CoA ligase: MKEALEKYHHARAAFRWNTPEYFNFGTTVDHFAGDPNRVALLWEDQDGRRARLTFADLRQQSNRIANVLHTMGIRRGDPVLLVLPRITLWQAAYVGALKLGALVIPCTSMLREKDLIYRANHSGARAIVATTEHTTMIADLKKECPALEHYLLAGSNRTGWTGLPEAMQSASAEYRPAHTKSSDPAICYYTSGTTREPKAVLHSHAYTWSHRHTGLDWIGLQDGDRHWTTSDTGWAKAAYGVLFGPWMNGVTTFMYNGRFEPRRELELIERYGITSFCAPPTEYRMLIKEDLGKYKFPDLRHCVGAGEPLNPEAIEVWRERTGHTIRDGYGQTETIILAANMPGIEIKTGSMGLPFPGHDVHVINDKLEECAVDEIGEIAVRVTPHRPPSLFLEYWKNREETENVFRGNWYLTGDQATRDADGYLWFVGRADDVIISAGYRIGPFEVESALLEHPAVVESAVVASPDAERGSIVKAFVKLRPGVAGSEPLVIELQEHCKRITAPYKYPREIEFMNELPKTVSGKIRRVDLRKREESRKPG
- a CDS encoding putative toxin-antitoxin system toxin component, PIN family encodes the protein MRVVFAPNILVSALIFPGGHALRALERVTEGRDVLLISRPIIDELLRVPAREFARDAEQLSRLAVSLAELGETVEPGGRINILKDDPDDRILECAQAGIADAIVTGDHAMLALRKFGNCRVLRLRAYLAEP